A window of Apium graveolens cultivar Ventura chromosome 8, ASM990537v1, whole genome shotgun sequence contains these coding sequences:
- the LOC141679454 gene encoding protein MAINTENANCE OF MERISTEMS-like yields the protein MQDDHISTVIWARGVQDRLDVRQYRANYHQWILSDPQRELLRLWGFSAFTNNCSVSQNDIRLITALVEMWRPETNTFHFPFGELTITLEDVYMIMGLHVKGRPVTHRELDAPKAYLQLIQDLPRIKSYAWGAAVLSYLFRGLTKAAHKSTIALNGCTMLLILWAHERLLPGAPKITPGVELVWPMALAWAEPNPDRRENPHHHTGQYRGDFDRFEMS from the exons ATGCAGGATGATCATATTAGTACTGTCATATGGGCGAGAGGTGTGCAGGATAGGCTGGATGTACGGCAGTACAGAGCTAATTATCACCAATGGATACTTTCTGATCCCCAGCGTGAGTTGCTGAGGCTATGGGGTTTCTCGGCTTTCACAAACAATTGTTCAGTTTCTCAGAACGATATTCGTTTGATAACGGCCTTAGTGGAAAT GTGGAGGCCAGAGACTAACACCTTTCATTTTCCATTTGGTGAGTTGACCATCACCCtcgaggatgtatacatgattaTGGGCCTCCATGTTAAGGGTCGTCCAGTTACTCATAGGGAGCTTGACGCTCCAAAGGC GTACTTGCAGCTCATCCAGGATTTACCTCGGATTAAATCGTATGCATGGGGAGCTGCTGTATTGAGCTATTTGTTTAGAGGTTTGACCAAGGCTGCTCATAAGAGTACAATTGCACTTAATGGATGCACGATGCTATTGATATTGTGGGCACACGAGAGGTTGTTACCTGGTGCTCCTAAGATTACACCCGGGGTGGAGCTTGTTTGGCCGATGGCTTTGGCATGGGCTGAGCCGAACCCTGATCGGAGGGAGAACCCTCACCACCATACAG GTCAGTACCGGGGGGATTTTGACCGATTTGAGATGAGTTAG
- the LOC141679452 gene encoding uncharacterized protein LOC141679452 gives MAATQNTTQNVVDSSSVYYVHPSDANVNQLVSVKFNGNGYNNWKGSMMLMLFAKNKLSFVNGTIFVPVPGTDEYKAWERCNNLVISWIMYNLDEMIARNMLLLKSVRDIWKDLEDRFGSASITVMDML, from the coding sequence ATGGCTGCTACTCAGAACACAACTCAAAATGTTGTTGATTCTTCTAGTGTCTATTATGTTCACCCTTCAGATGCTAATGTAAATCAGTTAGTCTCTGTGAAATTTAATGGAAATGGATATAACAATTGGAAAGGAAGTATGATGCTTATGCTCTTTGCTAAAAATAAACTGAGTTTCGTTAATGGAACTATTTTTGTACCTGTGCCTGGTACTGATGAGTATAAGGCATGGGAGAGATGTAATAATCTTGTCATTTCTTGGATCATgtataatcttgatgaaatgatTGCTCGAAACATGTTACTTTTGAAGTCTGTCAGGGATATATGGAAGGACTTAGAGGATAGGTTCGGATCTGCATCAATAACTGTtatggatatgttgtga